In Streptomyces thermolilacinus SPC6, a single genomic region encodes these proteins:
- a CDS encoding spherulation-specific family 4 protein: MHLLVPYYEHPAERPAEWDALIAAAPRLYGVVLNPASGAGDAPDPAFAAVAARLRAARVPVLGYADTDYGRRPHADVVRDLLRHRDWYGADGAFLDQVATDPALLAHYRRLAVAARAADAATLVLNHGAPPHPAYLPLGDLPVTFEGPWEAYAGRDPEPPGADPYCHLVYAAPAHAPVTAPVRCVVPGAGAHPWGTLPHGLEHRP; encoded by the coding sequence ATGCACCTGCTCGTGCCGTACTACGAGCACCCCGCCGAACGGCCCGCCGAGTGGGACGCGCTGATCGCGGCCGCGCCCCGGCTGTACGGCGTGGTGCTCAACCCGGCCAGCGGCGCCGGTGACGCGCCCGACCCGGCGTTCGCCGCCGTCGCCGCCCGGCTGCGCGCCGCCCGCGTCCCGGTCCTCGGGTACGCCGACACGGACTACGGCCGCCGCCCGCACGCCGACGTCGTACGGGACCTGCTGCGCCACCGCGACTGGTACGGCGCGGACGGCGCGTTCCTCGACCAAGTGGCCACCGACCCCGCCCTGCTGGCGCACTACCGGCGGCTCGCCGTGGCGGCCCGCGCGGCCGACGCCGCCACGCTCGTCCTCAACCACGGGGCGCCGCCCCACCCCGCGTACCTCCCGCTGGGCGACCTGCCGGTGACGTTCGAGGGGCCCTGGGAGGCGTACGCCGGGCGCGACCCGGAGCCGCCCGGCGCGGACCCGTACTGCCACCTCGTGTACGCGGCCCCGGCGCACGCACCGGTCACCGCGCCCGTCCGGTGCGTCGTCCCCGGGGCGGGGGCACATCCCTGGGGAACCCTCCCGCACGGCTTGGAGCACCGCCCATGA
- the pelF gene encoding GT4 family glycosyltransferase PelF translates to MFSSGRHVTLLTEGTYPHVHGGVSTWCDQLVRGMPEVDFQVLALTGNGREPVVWQLPPNVYRHTSFPLWGPAPGRSRPLVGRERRRFIDTYERFLLAILDPAAPRSHFAEGLFGLAGLAREGRLPAALRSEAALRSLMWIWTMPHLATAAARPTVHDALTATDLVEHALRPLAARIPDDCVAHAVSSGLATLPALVAQHLEGVPFLLTEHGIYLRERYLGYRTEPQRWPVKALLLGFYRELNSLGYRKADLITPCNQYNRRWEERGGAPADRIRTVYNGVDPHAFPLAGPEPDTPTLSWCGRVDPIKDLETLIRAYALARAEVPELRLRLFGPVPAGNDDYRVRLEKLAAELGAADGVSFEGRVEDVAGAYAAGTLVLLSSISEGFPFSLIEAMSCGRATVSTDVGGVREAVGDTGLVVPPREPAAMARAVLALLRDDERRAELGRRARQRVVDQFTLRRSVDQFRRVYRELAGFPDPEPVPADPGDWTLQLRLTDPWQHRELATEGTV, encoded by the coding sequence ATGTTCAGCAGCGGCCGCCATGTCACCCTGCTCACCGAAGGCACCTACCCGCACGTCCACGGCGGCGTGAGCACCTGGTGCGACCAGCTCGTCCGGGGAATGCCCGAGGTCGACTTCCAGGTCCTCGCCCTCACCGGCAACGGCCGCGAACCGGTCGTCTGGCAGCTGCCGCCCAACGTCTACCGGCACACGTCGTTCCCCCTGTGGGGCCCCGCTCCCGGCCGCTCCCGGCCCCTCGTCGGCCGGGAGCGCCGCCGGTTCATCGACACGTACGAACGGTTCCTCCTCGCGATCCTCGACCCGGCCGCACCCCGCTCCCACTTCGCGGAGGGCCTCTTCGGCCTCGCCGGACTCGCCCGGGAGGGGCGGCTGCCGGCGGCCCTGCGCTCCGAGGCGGCCCTCAGGTCCCTCATGTGGATCTGGACCATGCCGCACCTCGCCACGGCCGCGGCCCGACCCACCGTCCACGACGCGCTGACCGCCACCGACCTCGTCGAACACGCCCTGCGCCCGCTCGCCGCCCGCATACCGGACGACTGCGTCGCCCACGCCGTGTCCAGCGGTCTGGCCACCCTGCCCGCCCTCGTCGCCCAGCACCTCGAAGGCGTACCGTTTCTCCTCACGGAGCACGGCATCTACCTGCGCGAGCGCTACCTCGGCTACCGCACCGAGCCCCAGCGGTGGCCCGTCAAGGCGCTGCTGCTCGGCTTCTACCGGGAGCTGAACTCCCTCGGCTACCGCAAGGCCGACCTGATCACCCCGTGCAACCAGTACAACCGGCGCTGGGAGGAGCGCGGCGGCGCCCCCGCCGACCGCATCAGGACCGTCTACAACGGCGTCGATCCGCACGCCTTCCCCCTCGCGGGACCCGAGCCCGACACGCCGACCCTCAGCTGGTGCGGCCGCGTCGACCCCATCAAGGACCTGGAGACCCTGATCCGGGCCTACGCCCTCGCCCGCGCCGAGGTCCCCGAGCTGCGCCTGCGCCTCTTCGGCCCCGTCCCGGCGGGCAACGACGACTACCGCGTACGGCTGGAGAAGCTCGCCGCCGAACTCGGCGCCGCCGACGGCGTCTCCTTCGAGGGCCGTGTCGAGGACGTCGCCGGGGCCTACGCGGCGGGCACGCTCGTGCTGCTCTCCTCCATCAGCGAGGGCTTCCCGTTCTCCCTCATCGAGGCCATGTCCTGCGGCCGCGCCACCGTCTCCACCGACGTGGGCGGCGTCCGCGAGGCCGTCGGCGACACGGGCCTCGTCGTCCCGCCCCGAGAACCGGCCGCCATGGCGCGGGCCGTCCTCGCCCTGCTGCGCGACGACGAGCGCCGCGCCGAACTGGGACGCCGGGCACGGCAGCGCGTGGTGGACCAGTTCACCCTGCGCCGCTCCGTCGACCAGTTCCGGCGCGTCTACCGGGAGCTGGCCGGGTTCCCCGACCCCGAGCCCGTACCCGCCGACCCCGGCGACTGGACCCTCCAGCTGCGCCTCACCGACCCCTGGCAGCACCGCGAGCTGGCCACCGAGGGGACGGTGTGA
- a CDS encoding endo alpha-1,4 polygalactosaminidase, which produces MKRPSPPVAVAAALALLLAGCTTGPDDRDPPPRGTPAPGGSAAVSPSPGASAAPWRPARGTAWQWQLTGRLDPTVDVPVYDIDGFDQPASAVADLHRRGRKVICYLSTGAWEDFRPDASRFPASVLGKGNGWEGERWLDIRRTDVLEPLMAARIDMCREKGFDAVEPDNMDGYANDTGFPLTAADQLRYNRLIARLSHERGLSVALKNDLDQIPELVGDFDFAVNEQCAQYDECDALKPFLDAGKAVLHVEYELPARRFCPQARSMGLSSMRKKYDLDAWRKPC; this is translated from the coding sequence ATGAAACGCCCCTCCCCGCCGGTCGCCGTCGCGGCCGCCCTGGCCCTGCTGCTCGCGGGCTGCACCACAGGCCCCGACGACCGTGACCCGCCGCCGCGCGGCACCCCCGCCCCCGGCGGCTCGGCGGCGGTGAGCCCGAGCCCCGGCGCCTCGGCGGCCCCGTGGCGGCCCGCGCGGGGCACGGCGTGGCAGTGGCAGCTCACCGGCCGCCTCGACCCGACGGTGGACGTCCCGGTCTACGACATCGACGGCTTCGACCAGCCCGCGTCGGCCGTCGCCGACCTGCACCGGCGCGGCCGCAAGGTGATCTGCTACCTCTCCACCGGCGCCTGGGAGGACTTCCGCCCCGACGCGTCCCGCTTCCCCGCCTCCGTGCTGGGCAAGGGCAACGGCTGGGAGGGCGAGCGCTGGCTCGACATCCGCCGCACCGACGTGCTGGAGCCGCTGATGGCGGCCCGCATCGACATGTGCCGCGAGAAGGGCTTCGACGCCGTCGAGCCGGACAACATGGACGGCTACGCCAACGACACCGGCTTCCCCCTCACCGCCGCCGACCAGCTCCGCTACAACCGGCTCATCGCCCGCCTCTCCCACGAGCGCGGCCTCTCCGTGGCGCTGAAGAACGACCTGGACCAGATCCCGGAGCTGGTCGGGGACTTCGACTTCGCCGTCAACGAGCAGTGCGCCCAGTACGACGAGTGCGACGCGCTGAAACCGTTCCTCGACGCCGGGAAGGCCGTCCTCCACGTCGAGTACGAGCTGCCCGCGCGGCGGTTCTGCCCGCAGGCGCGGAGCATGGGCCTGAGCTCGATGCGGAAGAAGTACGACCTGGACGCCTGGCGCAAGCCCTGCTGA